Part of the Ardenticatenales bacterium genome is shown below.
GCGGCCATTGTCGTCGCGCACGGCGTCGGATGGGTTGTGGGCGACGATGTTGTCGCCGGCGGCGAGGCGGGCAATGACGATGGCCCCGGTGTACATGAAGGTGGGGACGTGGTTGCGGGTGAGTTCTTCGCGGATGATTTGTGGCAGGTTCTCGAAGGGGGAGTCCACGAAGATGGCGGCCAACCGGGGTTCCTGGTCGAAGGCGATGAGGGCGGTGGCCGCGCCGAGGGAGTTGCCAAGGATGCCGATGCGTTCGGGGGGGATGCCTTTAGCCGTTTGCAGCCAGTCCCAGGCGCCGAGGGCGTCCTGGTACTCTTCGTTGCCGATGGCGGAGCGCCCGTCTTCGATGTCGGAGTCGCCTACGTCGCGCACGTCGATCATGAGGACGTTGAACCCGTTGCGCCAGAGCATGAATGCCGGCACTAAAATCTGCGGCGCATGTTTACAAGACCCCAACCCATGCACCAGAATCACGGCGGGCGCGTCCGCGGCGGCCTCCATATACCAGCCGGCAATGTTCAGCCCCTCCTGACGGCTGGGGAAGCGTACCGTCTCATAGGAAGGGGGAAAAGCGTAGCTGGCGTAGTCGAAATCATCTCCCCACCAGCCGGCGAGATCGCGGAAATCGTCGGGCCGGTTGGCGGCGTGGATGTCGCAGCTATTAGCGACATTGGAGAGCTGTTGATAGAGGACGTAGCTGACGCCCAGATAGGCGACAACGAGCAGAACGACGAGTATACCCAGAACAATAAGTAGTTTTTTTCGCATGGAACAACCTCCGGCGCAAGTATCCCATAAGTGCCATGCACCTTCAAGAATCAGATGATGGATGAAGGTGGCGGGTATCTATTCGAAGGTGGCAACCGCAGGGTCAGGTAGCGGGCCAGGTTTGGCTTGACATAGAGCTTCCGGGAAGGTTTACCCATAGGTTGCGTCGTTTACTGATGACGTTTGATCCAGGCGACGCCATATCCTGGCAGTTGCAGGTGGCGATGGGTGACGGTCGCCTGTGCGCAAAGATTGATGCCGGCATAAAGCAATGCCAGCGTCAGCAGTGGCAGGGCGCGGGGGCGAAAGACGGCTGACAGGTCGGTCTCCGGCGCAACAGCCTTGAAATAGCGCGTATATGGCTCCTCGCCGCGCCGGAAGGCTTGAAACCAGTCGCTGTGCGCCGAAATGTGGTTGATGACGGCATCAAACATGAGTCGGAAGTCGGGCGCGAAGGGGGTCACGTCGTCCCAGCGGCCCAGGTCGGGATTGACGGCCAGGTGGTCAATGACGGAGAAGCCGTCGTCGGAGGAGTAAGGTAAAAGGGGGAGAATTGGGACGCCCGTAATCAGGCCGCGCACCCGATCCCGCAAAAACCGGCGCGGGGTTTGCGGTGGCGTCCGCCCTTCGGCCTGGATCATGTCGCCGTAGGTGATGAGAAAAACGTCTTGCGCGTCAAAGTAGTTGCCGCGTGGGGTTGGGGCAGGTTGTCCGATTTTCTAAATCGGGCTGTGGGTGATGGTGTCCGATTTGGAAAATCGGACTACGCACACAAACCGGCGTCAGGTTGTTCACATTCGTGCCCGTTGCCGGCATTATGTGCCCTGCGAAAGTTGTCCGATTTGGAAAATCGGACTACGGATTAGTAGGTCAAAACCAGTGTCAGGTCGTTCACATTCGTGCCCGTTGCCGCTGTGATGTGCCCTTCTCCCAACGCCTGGAAAAAGGCATAGCTGTTGCTGTTCGCCAGATAGCGGGCGGCGTCCAGGCCACGAGCCATCCCCTGGGGCACGGTCTCGCCGGTGACGTAAGCGCCGGCCACGGCGGGCGCGTCCGCCGGATGAAGGCCGTCGTCGGCGTCGGTGGAAAAAGCGGCGATCACGCAGTTGGGGTGATGCGCCAGGGAGATGGCCGCCGCCAGGGCCATC
Proteins encoded:
- a CDS encoding prolyl oligopeptidase family serine peptidase → MRKKLLIVLGILVVLLVVAYLGVSYVLYQQLSNVANSCDIHAANRPDDFRDLAGWWGDDFDYASYAFPPSYETVRFPSRQEGLNIAGWYMEAAADAPAVILVHGLGSCKHAPQILVPAFMLWRNGFNVLMIDVRDVGDSDIEDGRSAIGNEEYQDALGAWDWLQTAKGIPPERIGILGNSLGAATALIAFDQEPRLAAIFVDSPFENLPQIIREELTRNHVPTFMYTGAIVIARLAAGDNIVAHNPSDAVRDDNGRPMFIVHGTGDTRVLVSHTERLAALAQETGANVTVWIVPGVEHVQTARDMPAEYEQRLVAFFRDALGGGGR